CGGCTATGGATCCCGTCGGCGCCGATGAGGACCCGGGCGGCATACCGGTCCCCGCCCGATGTCGTGACGGTGCGGCGGGCATGGTCGATTGCGACCACCTCCATGCCCTCGCAGACCTCGGCCCCGGCCTGTGCCGCCATCCGGGCCAGGCAGGCGTCGTAGCGCTCCCGGCGGGTGAAGTAGACCGGCTCTGTAAGGTCTTCGGCGAGGATGCGGCTGCTCCCGATATAGAGCGCATATCCCGTCCCGGCGAAGTCGAGCAGCCCCTCCCGCCGGAGGGCACCGACCGGGAGGGAAAAGACCCGGTCGAGGAACCGGACGGACTTCTGGCTGAGGCAGCCCCCGCAGACCTTATCCCGGGGGTACGTCCGCTTCTCAAGGAGCGCCACCCGGTATCCGAACCCCGCCAGCAGGTAGGCGGCGGTGCTCCCGGCGGGCCCGCCGCCGACGACGACCACATCGTATTCGGGCCGACTCTCCATCTTCGTCTCTCCTCGCGATGATAGGGTCCGGCGTATACCATATTCCTTTCCCCGGAGAGAGGGGGCCGCCCCTCCTCCGTCCGGCGACCCGCTCCTCCTCGAATACTTTCACCCTCCGCGGAGCAGGCTCTTTTATTCGCGGGCCGATGCTTCCTGTATGTCTGTTGCGGAGCAGAAACTTACCTATCTCACCGCGGCCGGGCGGTTCGACATCTGCAGCCCGGGCGAGTGCCTTCAACTCCTCCCGGTCGCAGTCGAGACCCCAAAGGCATCTCGAACGCCGGAAATTCTGCCTGTTCCGCTCGAAAATCTCCGGGATTCCCAGGAAATCCTTCGGGTTTCTCAAGCTCCTGTCCTGCGGACAGTCGCTCCCTATATCTCCTACAACCGCCGGACGGGCGGGTGCGGGCGGATGCTCAAGATGCTTCTCAACGGCACCTGCGCTTACGACTGCGCCTATTGCCCCGTCCGTACCCAGCGGGAGCCGGTGAGTTACTCCCCGGGAGAGTTCGCCGACACTTTCCTCCGCCTCTGGCAGGACGGGCTCGTCGAAGGGCTTTTTTTGAGCTCCGGCATCCCCCGGGACGTCGACTGCGTGATGCACGATCTCGTGGAGACGGGGGAGATCCTGCGCCGCCGGGGTTACGGCGGGTATCTCCACCTGAAGATCCTTCCCGGCGCAACCCGGGCGGATATCCACGACGCCGCCCGCGTGGCCGACCGGATCAGCATCAACCTGGAGACGACGTCGCCCGACCGCCTCGGGGGCATCGCCGGGGTGAAGGACTACCGGCAGGATATCCTGAAGCGCCAAGCCTGGGTGGCGGAGGAGAAGCCCGGCGGCCACACCACGCAGCTCGTCATCGGGGCTGCGGACGAGACCGATGCGGAGATCCTCTCCTGCCTCGCCGACCAGTACCGGCGTGTCCGGCCCTCCCGAGTCTACTTCTCGGCGTTCCGCTCCCTCCCCCGGACTCCCCTCGCAACGCACCCCGATACGCCGGCATGGCGGGCACGGCGGTTGTACCAGGCCGACTTCCTGCTCCGGGACTACGGCATCACGGCCGACGAGCTCCGGGCTGCTCTCGACGAGGAGGGGTTCTTCGCAAACCGCGACCCGAAAGTTGTTCTTGCGGACAGCAGAATGCCGGTGAACGTCAACCTCGCCCCGCGCCGCGACCTCCTCCGCATTCCCGGGATCGGGCCGAAGGCCGCGGACCGGATTCTTGCGCTGCGGAGAGTGCAGCCGTTCACCTGCCCGGCCGACCTTGCGCGTGCCGGTATCCGGGGGCAGACCGCCGGGCGCCATCTCACGTTCGACGGCCGGGACGCCATCCAGAC
The genomic region above belongs to Methanoculleus oceani and contains:
- a CDS encoding radical SAM protein, translating into MLKMLLNGTCAYDCAYCPVRTQREPVSYSPGEFADTFLRLWQDGLVEGLFLSSGIPRDVDCVMHDLVETGEILRRRGYGGYLHLKILPGATRADIHDAARVADRISINLETTSPDRLGGIAGVKDYRQDILKRQAWVAEEKPGGHTTQLVIGAADETDAEILSCLADQYRRVRPSRVYFSAFRSLPRTPLATHPDTPAWRARRLYQADFLLRDYGITADELRAALDEEGFFANRDPKVVLADSRMPVNVNLAPRRDLLRIPGIGPKAADRILALRRVQPFTCPADLARAGIRGQTAGRHLTFDGRDAIQTKLFP